GTCGAGTTGCTGCCGGACCTCCTGCTCGCCGCCGCACTCCTGATGGCAGGTTGGCTGCTCGCGCGGATTGCGCGGCGCCTCTCGATCCGCCTGCTGCGCTGGCTGAAGGTGGACGTGCTGGCCGAGCGCGTGGGCTTTGACGACTTCCTCGTGCAAGGCGAGGTCAAGATGACGACGGTCACCCTGGTGGCGAACGCCATCTACTGGGTGATTCTCGCCGGCGTCTTCGTGGCGCTGCTCGACGCCCTCGGCGTCAACGCGGCCAACGACCTCATCCTCGCGGTGTGGGACATCATCCCGAACATCGTGCTGGCCATCGGCATCCTGCTCTTTGGTTCGCTGGCGGCGCGCGTGCTTGGGCGCGCCGTTCTCAGCTACCTGAACAACGTCGGCTCGCCGGCGGCACGCGGGCTCGCCGTCCTCACCCGCGCCGGCGTGCTCATCTTCACCGTGTTCATGGCCGCCGAGCAGCTGGCCATTCGCAGCGAAGTGCTCGTGTCGGCATTCCAGATCGCCTTCGCCGCTGTCTGCCTGGCGGCGGCCATCGCCTTCGGGCTGGGAGGGCGTGCCTGGGCCGAGGACATCCTGAACCGACACTTCAAGTCCTGACGATGATCATCGACTGCCACACGCATCTCAACAACTATCACGACGAGACTCTCGACGACCTCCCAGGCTGCCTCGAGAAGCTGCAGACCTCGATGCGCCGCAATCGCGTGGACATCTCGATGGTGCTCACCTCGTACAAGGTCACGCCGGGTCGCCCCTCCACGCGCGCCGTCGTGGACGCGACCAAGGGGATGGCCAACATCCACGTCATCGCCGGCATCTCGTACAAGACCTTTTCCGAGAAGGACGTCGCCGAACTGCGCGCGATGCTCGAGGCCAAGGAGATCAAGGGCCTCAAGCTGTATCCGGGCTACGAGCCGTTCTATCCAGCGGACACCAAGCTCGCGCCCGCGTATCAGCTCGCCGAGGAGTTCGATGTCCCGGTGATGATCCACTGCGGCGATACCTACGCGCCGCAGGGGCGCGTGAAGTATTCGCACCCCATCAACGTCGATGACGTCGCGGTGGACTTCCCCAAGGTCCGCTTCCTCATCTGCCACCTCGGGAATCCTTGGTTCCGCGACTGCATGGAAGTCGTGTACAAGAACAACAACGTGTACACGGACATCTCCGGCCTCACGCTTGGTGACTTCAGCGATCGCTTCGAGGCGTACATGCGCACGCAACTCAAGGAGATGATCCTCTGGGGCGTGAACCCCAAGAAGGTGCTGTGGGGCACGGACTGGCCGCTGGTCTCGATGGAGTCCTACCTGCAGTTCATGGACGAACTGCGGCTGCCGCCCAAGGACAAGGAGTTGATGCTGTGGCGCAATGCCGTCGAGTTCTACAAGCTCGATGTGCAGGAGCACGCCAAGAAGGGACTCGGCAAGCTCTTCGGTTAGATGCTTCGTGCGTTCTCCGTCTGTCTAGCTCTCCGCGGTTCACAGGCTTCCAAGATTCCACTGTGCATTGGCGCACCCTGACCCGAGGTCGTTCGGCATGTCGCTCCTGACCATCACGACTCGCCGCGCGCTCGCGGCGCTGATCCTTCTACCGCTGCTCCCTGGAGTCGGCGCCACGCAGGCCACGGCGATCCCCGCCCGCGCCGCAGAATCGCTGCCGATGCGCAGCGTCGGGCCCGCGCTGATGGGCGGGCGCATCGCCGACATCGCCGTGCATCCCGGCGACCTGCGCACCTGGTACATCGCTGTCGGTTCGGGCGGTGTGTGGAAGACCACGAACAGCGGCGTGACCTTCACGCCCGTGTTCGATCGCCAGGCCTCGTACTCGATCGGCACCCTGGCCATCGACCCATCGAACCCGCGCACGGTGTGGGTCGGCACGGGCGAGAACGTGAGCGGCCGCCACGTCGGTTGGGGCGACGGCGTCTACCGCTCCCGCGACGGCGGCGCATCGTGGCAGAAGATGGGGCTCGGCAACTCGCAGCACATCGGACGCATCCTCGTGGATCCGCGCGACGGCAACACGGTGTTGGTGGCCTCGGAAGGTCCACTGTGGTCGGCCGGCGGCGAGCGCGGCGTGTACCGCTCCACCGACGGCGGCGCGACCTGGAGCGCAACGCTGCAGATCGACGAGAACACCGGCGTGACGGACCTTGAGTTCGATCCCGCGAACCCCGACGTGGTCTACGCCGCCGCGTACCAACGGCGCCGGCACGTGTGGGGCTTCCTGGCGGGAGGCACCGGGTCGGGCATCTACAAGTCCACCGACAACGGCCGCACCTGGCGGAAGGTCTCGCAGGGCCTGCCGAGCGGTGAGATCGGGAAGATTGGCTTGGCGACGACGCCGGCCGACCCGTCGCGTGTGTATGCGACCATCGAGGCGGCCGGCGCCAGCCGCGGCTTCTACGCCAGCGTGGACCGCGGCGAGAGCTGGGAGAAGCGCAATGCCTACATCTCCGGCGGCACCGGGCCGCATTACTACCAGGAGATCGAGGCCTCGCCGACGGATGCGGATCTGGTCGTGCAGATGGATGTCTTCCTGCAGGTCACGCGCGATGGCGGACGCAGCTTCGGCAACCTCGAGACCGGGCACGACAAGCACAGCGACAACCACGCGCTCTGGATTGACCCCACCGACGGTCGGCACATGATCGTGGGCACTGATGGCGGGCTCTACGAAAGCTTCGATGAAGGCTCTCACTGGCGGCACTTCCCGAACCTGCCCGTCTCGCAGTTTTACAAAGTGGCGCTGAATGACCGCGCACCTTTCTATGACATCCTCGGTGGCGCGCAGGACCTGGGCACGCTGCACGGTCCGGCGCGCACCCTGCACGAGGAGGGCGTGCGCAACCAGGACTGGTACGTGCCGCTTGGCGCCGATGGCTACGGCGTCGCCTTCGAGCCGGGCAATCCCGACCTGATGTACCTGATGTGGCAGCAGGGCAGCCTGGCGCGGAAGGACCGTCGCAACGACGAGACGGTGCTCATCAAGCCGCAGCCCGCAGCATCGGATCCGCCGGAGCGTTGGAACTGGGATTCGCCGCTACTGGTGAGCCCGCATCGACCGACGCGCATCTACTACGGCTCTCAGCGCGTTTGGCGCAGCGACGACCGCGGTGACAGCTGGACCGCTATCAGTGGCGACCTGACCACGGGCGCCGAGCGCTACAACCAGCGCTACTACGGTCGCACCTGGAGCGTGGACGCGCTCTATGACCACGGTGCGATGTCCAAGTACGCAACGACCACGGCCATCAGCGAGTCGCCGCGCGCGGAGAACACGCTGGCCGTCGGAACGGATGACGGGCTGGTGCAGGTCACCAGCGACGGCGGTGCCACGTGGACGCGTGCCGCCGCGATGCCGGGCCTGCCCCCGCTCTCGTTCGTCAATGACGTGGAGTTCTCGCAGCACGACGCGCGCACACTCTACGTGGCCGCCGACGCGCACAAGAACGGCGACTTCGCGCCATACGTGTACGTGTCCACCGACCTCGGCCGCTCCTGGCGCTCGATCGCCGGCGACCTGCCGCGCGGCACCGTTGTGTGGGCAGTGCAGCAGGACCACGAGCGGCCCGAGCTCCTCTTCCTCGGCACTGAATTCGGCGTGTATTGGTCGCCGAACAGCGGCACGAACTGGCACAAGCTCGGCGGCGGGATGCCGACGATCGCTGTGCGCGACATCAAGCTGCATCGGCGCGACAATGACTTGGTGGCGGCGACCTTTGGCCGCGGCTTCTACGTGCTCGATGACTATACGGCGCTGCGCAGCCTGAGCACCGGCGCTCGCGCCGATGTCGCCGCACTGATGCCGGTGCGCGATGCCTGGTGGTATGTGCCCTATGTGGTCGGCCAGGCCACGGGCCGTCCGGAGCTCGGCACCGACGACTACGCCACGGCCAATCCGCCGCAGGGTGCGCTGCTGACCTACTATGTGTCCTCGATGCCCAGCACGGCGCAGGAGGCGCGCCGCGCCGAGGAGCGGCGGCTGTCCGAGCGCAACGCGGACGTGCCGTTCCCGGGATTCGATCGCCTGCGTGCGGAGCAGCAGGAGCGCGGGCCGCAGCTGTTCGTCGCGATTCGCAATGCGTCGGGAGTGGTCGTTCGGCTGTTGGACGCGCCGTCGCGCACGGGACTGCACCGCATCAACTGGGATATGCGCCTCGCGAGTCCGCAGCCTGTGGACTTGAATCCGCCGGCGTTCCGGCCGCCCTGGGCTGGTGAACCGCTTGGTCCGCTCGCGGCGCCGGGCGAGTACACGGCGCAGCTGCAACTGGTGTCGGCGTCAGGTGTCCGCGCGCTCGGCGAAGCCCAAAGCTTCACGCTGCGGCCCGTGCCGAACATCCCGGGCAACCCCGACTACGTGGCGGTGGCCGCGTTCCAGCAGCGTGTGGCAGGGTTGCAGCTGCGGTCGGCGGCTGTCGGACGCGAATTGGGATGGCTGCGCGAGCAACTGCGGCACGCGCGCGCGTCGGTCGTCGCGGCCTCGCGGCCGGATGCGGCATTGTTCGCGCGGATTGATGCGTTGAACAACCAAGTGGCAGGGCTCGCGCGTCGCATGAACGGCGATCCGGCCCGCTCCTCGCTGAACGAATCCAACGAGCACAGCATCGGCGCGCGACTCGGCGCTGCGGCGCAGTTCGACAATCGCTATCCGCCGACGGCCACGCAACGCCGCGAGGCCGACCTGGCGGCTGGCGAACTCACTGCGCTTGAGGGAGACCTGCGGACGCTCCTGGAGCGCGACCTGCCGGCGTTGCAGGCCGCGATGGCGGCGGCGGGCGCCCCCTGGAGTGCGGGCCGTGGCCTGCGGAACCCATGACCAACAGGGCGGGTGAAACGTCCTGATGTTGGAGCACTGCTGTCGGATGCTCGTCCATCCTTCAACCGGAATACCACAATGATCCGCCGTCTCGCTGCAACGCTTGGTCTGCTCGCGCTGGTCGCCGCCCCGGCCCAGGCACAGATCCCACTGCTCGACGTGCGCATCGGCGCGCACGCCGCCCTGCCGCAAGGTGACTTCGGCGACGCTTACGACGCCGGCTTTGGCGCGTATGCACGCGTCGGGGTGCCACTGCTGATGTTCAAGTTGATGGGCAGTGCGACCTTCACGCAGTTCAAGGCCGCCAATCCGCTGGTCGAGGACACCAACGAGATCACGCTGCAGGTCGGCCCGCACTTCTCGCCGATTCCGCTGCTCGACCTCGGGCTAGAGGCAGCGTACCTCACCGACGCCAAGGAGTGGGCGTACTCGCCGAACGTCTCCATCGGCCTGCTGATGCTCGACGTCACCGCCTCGTACAACAAGACCTTTGAGAGTGGTGGCGCCAGCTGGCTGACGCTGGGCGTCGGCTTCCGCTTCTAGTGCTTGTCGCGGGGCGTCGCAGCTGATGCGGCGTCCCGCTCGCGCTCTCGGCGCCAGCGCCGCCAATCCCCGTCCTCGATCACGGCGCGCTGCGCCGTGAATCGCGCGGGCAGGATGTAGGTCTCGACGCGCTCGCCGTCGGCCAGCACGATTGGTCGGCGGACGTACCAGTCGGGATGTCCCTCGAGCGCATCGAGCGCCTGCAAGGTTGTGGCATCGACGTCGAAGACCTCGCCAAGTACGCCTGTCACGCCCTCGTCGCCCATCCCTGGATGGCCGTCGAGGGCGTAGAGCGTGTAGGCCGGCGGCGTGGCTGCCGGACGCACGAACCGGGCCTCGGCGAGCAGGCCGTAGTTCAGCTCGCCGCGCAGTAGGGTTCCGTAGACGAACAGGCGGGTGGGCACGAAGGGCGATTCGTGGAGGGGAGCCAGGCTCTCGCCGCGAGGGCCGTCGATGAAACCTAGCCCGCGCCGTCCCGCCGGCGACTCGTCCCGCGCGACGCAGCCCAAGCGGCCTTGCTCTCTCGCCCCCCGCGCGTTGCTTTCCTGCATCCCCAACCCCACGCCATGGCCGGCGCCAGCCTCCTCGCCCTGCTCGATGACATCACCACGCTGCTCGACGACGTCGCGACCCTCAGCAAGGTCGCGGTGCAGAAAACCAGCGGCGTGGTGGGCGATGACCTGGCGCTCAACGCCGAGCAGGTGAGCGGCTTCGCCGCGGAACGTGAGCTGCCGGTGGTGTGGGCGGTGGCCAAGGGCAGCTTCGTCAACAAGGCCATCCTCGTGCCCGCCGCGCTGCTCATCAGTGCCTTCGTGCCCAAGCTGGTGGTGCCCCTGCTGATGCTCGGCGGGGCCTACCTCTGCTTTGAGGGCTTCGAGAAGGTCTTCCACAGGTGGCTGCACCCCCAGGAAAGCACGCAGCACAAGGAAGAGCTCTCGACGGCGCTGCGGACGCCCGAGATCGACCTGGTCGAGCTGGAACGCGCGCGCATCAAGGGCGCCATCCGCACGGACTTCATCCTGTCGGCAGAGATCATCGTGATTGCGTTGGGCACGATGGCCACGGCGCCGATCGGCCAACAGGTCGTCGCACTGAGTGTGATTGGCGTGGCCATCACGGTGCTCGTGTACGGACTGGTGGCAGGCATCGTGAAGGTCGACGACCTCGGCGTGCAACTGGTGCAGGGCGGGGGCGCGGGCGCCTCCTTCGGACGATGGATCCTCGCGGCCGCCCCGTGGTTGATGCGCGCGTTGAGCGTCGGCGGCACGGCGGCGATGTTCCTCGTCGGCGGCGGCATCATCGTGCATGGCATCCATCCAATCGCCGTGGTGGTGGAGCGCTGGGCGCACGCGGCGGGTGCAGCGAGTGGACTGGTCACGTGGCTGCTGAACGGCGCGATTGGCGTTGTGGCAGGCGGCGTACTGGTCGGCGTCGTCACCTTGGCGCAACGCCCGCGCGCGCGTGGCAGCGAGTAACCGCCGCCGAAACAACGGCGACGCGACGAAACCTAGGAACTGCAGGAGAGCATCGAGCAACCCGCCCGATGCCGTGCCCACTCCGGCCGCCGCTCGGCGAAACGCTCACGCCCCGGCTGCCACGTGTACGGCTGCCGCATCGTATCGAGCAGTTCGTCCAGCAGCGACGCATCGCCCTCGGCGGCGCGATCGATGGCTTCCTGTGCGAGGTAGTTGCGTGGGACGTACACGGGATTTGTCGTGGCCATTGCTTCGCGTGCGGTGGCCAGTGCGTCCCAGCGTCGGAGCCACGCCCCAATCGCTGCTGCGTTGCGGTCTCGCGCGGACTCATCGTAGAACACGTCGCCCAGCCAGGCCACAGCCTCGGCACCTCCACTGGGCACGGTGCTGCGCGCATCCGTGAGCGCGCGGAAGAACCGCGTGTAGTCCATCGCTGCAGCCTCGAGCAGCGCCAAGCCTTCGGTGATCAGGGCCTCGCCATCCCCCGCAAACACGGGGAGCCCGAACTTCCGCGCCAACATCGCCGTGTACTCGCGGTTAAACGTCTCGACGTAGCGCGCGAGCCCATCGCGCAGTGGCGCGATGTCCGCGAACAACGGTCGCAGTGCGTCCGCCAGCCGCTCCAGGTTCCACTGCGCAATCGCCGGCTGGTTGCCGTAGCGATAGCGCCGTCCCATCGCGTCGGTGGTGTTCGGCGTCCAGTTGGGGTCGAAGTCCTCCACCCAGCCGTAGGGCCCGTAGTCGATCGTCAGGCCGAGCACGCTCATGTTGTCCGTGTTCATCACGCCGTGCACGAACCCCACGCGCATCCAGTGCACGATCATCACCGCCGTACGCTCGCAGACCTCGGCGAACCAGCGCGCGTCTCGATCAGTGGCCGGCGCCCCGAGCCGAGGGAAGTCGCGGTCGACCGTGAAGTCCAGCAACTGTCGCAGCAGCGCGTGGTCGCCGCGGGCGGCGAGGATCTCGAAGTTGCCGAAACGCAGGAAGCTCGGCGCCACGCGGCAGACCACGGCACCAGGCTCGAGTGCGGGATTGCCATCGTAGAACATGTCGCGCAGCACCTGCTCGCCCGTGGTGACCACGCTCAACGCACGCGTTGTGGGCACGCCGAGGTGATGCATCGCCTCGCTGCAGAGGAACTCGCGGAGGCTCGAGCGCAGCACGGCGCGGCCGTCGGCCGTGCGCGCGTAAGGCGTGGGCCCGGCGCCCTTGAGTTGCAGCTCCCAGCGCTCGCCGCCCGCCGTGAGCACCTCGCCGAGGGAGATGGCGCGTCCGTCGCCGAGTTGGCCT
This window of the Gemmatimonadaceae bacterium genome carries:
- a CDS encoding amidohydrolase, with the translated sequence MIIDCHTHLNNYHDETLDDLPGCLEKLQTSMRRNRVDISMVLTSYKVTPGRPSTRAVVDATKGMANIHVIAGISYKTFSEKDVAELRAMLEAKEIKGLKLYPGYEPFYPADTKLAPAYQLAEEFDVPVMIHCGDTYAPQGRVKYSHPINVDDVAVDFPKVRFLICHLGNPWFRDCMEVVYKNNNVYTDISGLTLGDFSDRFEAYMRTQLKEMILWGVNPKKVLWGTDWPLVSMESYLQFMDELRLPPKDKELMLWRNAVEFYKLDVQEHAKKGLGKLFG
- a CDS encoding gamma-glutamylcyclotransferase — encoded protein: MPTRLFVYGTLLRGELNYGLLAEARFVRPAATPPAYTLYALDGHPGMGDEGVTGVLGEVFDVDATTLQALDALEGHPDWYVRRPIVLADGERVETYILPARFTAQRAVIEDGDWRRWRRERERDAASAATPRDKH
- a CDS encoding DUF808 domain-containing protein, producing MAGASLLALLDDITTLLDDVATLSKVAVQKTSGVVGDDLALNAEQVSGFAAERELPVVWAVAKGSFVNKAILVPAALLISAFVPKLVVPLLMLGGAYLCFEGFEKVFHRWLHPQESTQHKEELSTALRTPEIDLVELERARIKGAIRTDFILSAEIIVIALGTMATAPIGQQVVALSVIGVAITVLVYGLVAGIVKVDDLGVQLVQGGGAGASFGRWILAAAPWLMRALSVGGTAAMFLVGGGIIVHGIHPIAVVVERWAHAAGAASGLVTWLLNGAIGVVAGGVLVGVVTLAQRPRARGSE
- a CDS encoding YdiU family protein; amino-acid sequence: MDRRLTFDNRFVRELPGDPLDSNERRQVLGAAWTRVRPTPVAAPQLLSHATEVAAMIGLAPDAHREPWFAQVFAGNALLNGMDPVAACYGGHQFGHWAGQLGDGRAISLGEVLTAGGERWELQLKGAGPTPYARTADGRAVLRSSLREFLCSEAMHHLGVPTTRALSVVTTGEQVLRDMFYDGNPALEPGAVVCRVAPSFLRFGNFEILAARGDHALLRQLLDFTVDRDFPRLGAPATDRDARWFAEVCERTAVMIVHWMRVGFVHGVMNTDNMSVLGLTIDYGPYGWVEDFDPNWTPNTTDAMGRRYRYGNQPAIAQWNLERLADALRPLFADIAPLRDGLARYVETFNREYTAMLARKFGLPVFAGDGEALITEGLALLEAAAMDYTRFFRALTDARSTVPSGGAEAVAWLGDVFYDESARDRNAAAIGAWLRRWDALATAREAMATTNPVYVPRNYLAQEAIDRAAEGDASLLDELLDTMRQPYTWQPGRERFAERRPEWARHRAGCSMLSCSS